From one Streptomyces chromofuscus genomic stretch:
- a CDS encoding hemolysin family protein, with product MTIPLLLLAAAFLLILANGFFVAAEFGLVTVDRPDAERAAAGGDRRARRVVESLKELSFQLSGTQLGITITSLVVGMLAEPALAQLLDGPLTAVGVPDGAVSGVAVVIGMLLASAVQMVVGELVPKNWAVSRPMQVARFVAGPQRLFARAFRPVIAGLNSVANRLVRALGVEPTEELASARTPGELVSLARHSARAGALEQDTADLFVRTLSLGELTAQHVMTPRVRVSALQSSATAEDVVNLTRATGLSRFPVYRERIDEVVGMVHLKDALAVPAPERLRTPVGRIARPPLLVPETLPVRPLLARLRSEQPIAVVVDEYGGTAGVVTLEDIVEELVGEVRDEHDGHDLPELASAPPEDGRPAWDADGSCRVDVLRRIGLDVPEGPYETVAGLIADLLGRIPAVGDSAELPGWRLSVRRVGHYRAERVRIVRTAPVMEAVR from the coding sequence ATGACCATCCCCCTGCTGCTGCTCGCAGCCGCTTTCCTGCTCATCCTCGCCAACGGCTTCTTCGTCGCGGCCGAGTTCGGCCTGGTCACGGTCGACCGCCCGGACGCCGAGCGGGCCGCCGCCGGGGGCGACCGACGGGCCCGCCGGGTCGTCGAGTCGCTGAAGGAGCTGTCCTTCCAGCTCTCCGGCACCCAGTTGGGCATCACCATCACCTCCCTGGTCGTCGGCATGCTCGCCGAACCGGCCCTCGCCCAGCTGCTGGACGGCCCCCTCACCGCCGTCGGCGTCCCCGACGGCGCGGTTTCCGGGGTGGCCGTGGTCATCGGCATGCTGCTGGCCTCGGCCGTGCAGATGGTGGTCGGTGAGCTCGTCCCCAAGAACTGGGCGGTGTCCCGCCCCATGCAGGTCGCGCGCTTCGTCGCCGGTCCGCAGCGTCTGTTCGCACGTGCGTTCAGGCCGGTGATCGCGGGGCTGAACTCCGTCGCCAACCGTCTGGTCCGCGCGCTCGGCGTCGAGCCCACCGAGGAGCTGGCCTCCGCCCGCACCCCCGGCGAGCTCGTCTCCCTGGCCCGGCACTCCGCGCGCGCCGGTGCCCTGGAGCAGGACACCGCGGACCTGTTCGTCCGCACGCTGTCGCTCGGCGAGCTGACCGCGCAGCACGTGATGACCCCGCGCGTGCGGGTCAGCGCCCTGCAGTCCTCGGCGACCGCCGAGGACGTGGTCAACCTGACCCGCGCCACCGGCCTGTCCCGCTTCCCCGTCTACCGGGAACGGATCGACGAGGTCGTCGGCATGGTCCACCTGAAGGACGCGCTCGCCGTCCCCGCGCCGGAGCGGCTGCGCACCCCCGTCGGCCGGATCGCCCGGCCGCCGCTGCTGGTCCCCGAGACGCTGCCGGTGCGGCCGCTGCTCGCCCGGTTGCGCAGCGAACAGCCGATCGCGGTCGTCGTCGACGAGTACGGCGGCACGGCCGGTGTCGTCACGCTGGAGGACATCGTCGAGGAGCTCGTCGGCGAGGTCCGTGACGAGCACGACGGTCACGACCTGCCCGAGCTGGCCTCCGCCCCGCCGGAGGACGGCCGCCCGGCCTGGGACGCCGACGGCAGCTGCCGGGTCGACGTCCTGCGGCGGATAGGCCTCGACGTGCCCGAGGGGCCGTACGAGACGGTCGCCGGTCTGATCGCCGACCTGCTCGGCCGGATCCCGGCCGTCGGCGACAGCGCCGAGCTGCCCGGCTGGCGGCTGTCCGTGCGCCGGGTCGGGCACTACCGCGCCGAGCGGGTGCGCATCGTGCGCACCGCCCCCGTCATGGAGGCCGTGCGATGA
- a CDS encoding hemolysin family protein: MSVLQLLFAALLVLANGFFVGAEFALVSVRRSQIEPLGTTRARQVLYGLERLPQMMAAAQFGITVCSLTLGAVAEPTVAHLLEPVFAWIHLPHAVIHPLGYVIALATVVFFHLVIGEMVPKNLAMAAPEKAALWLSPGLVAFARLCRPITVALGACAQGVLRLFRVEPKDEVEAVFTSEQLNRLVEDAGQAGLLDPEEAERLEDALELGSRPVTDVLLERESLVTVSPSVTPGRIIELTARTGYSRFPVAAQNGAFMGYLHVKDVLDLEESERAVPQHLWRPMTTLRSELPLDDALTVMRRAATHLAQVADGSGRVLGLVALEDVLELLVGEVRDPAHREPPPAPAVSEPRSGEEVLAG; encoded by the coding sequence ATGAGCGTGCTCCAGCTCCTGTTCGCGGCGCTGCTCGTGCTCGCCAACGGCTTCTTCGTCGGCGCCGAGTTCGCGCTGGTCTCGGTCCGCCGCTCCCAGATCGAACCGCTCGGCACGACTCGGGCCCGCCAGGTGCTGTACGGCCTGGAGCGGCTGCCGCAGATGATGGCCGCCGCCCAGTTCGGCATCACCGTCTGCTCGCTGACGCTTGGCGCGGTCGCCGAGCCGACCGTGGCGCACCTGCTGGAACCGGTCTTCGCGTGGATCCACCTGCCCCATGCGGTGATCCATCCGCTGGGGTACGTCATCGCGCTCGCCACCGTCGTCTTCTTCCACCTCGTCATCGGCGAGATGGTCCCGAAGAACCTGGCGATGGCGGCGCCGGAGAAGGCCGCGCTGTGGCTGAGCCCCGGCCTGGTCGCCTTCGCCCGCCTCTGCCGCCCGATCACGGTCGCCCTCGGCGCCTGCGCCCAGGGCGTGCTGCGGCTCTTCCGGGTCGAGCCGAAGGACGAGGTCGAGGCGGTGTTCACCAGCGAGCAGCTCAACCGGCTCGTGGAGGACGCCGGTCAGGCCGGCCTGCTCGACCCCGAGGAGGCCGAACGGCTGGAGGACGCGCTGGAACTGGGCTCCCGCCCGGTCACCGACGTGCTCCTCGAGCGCGAGTCGCTGGTCACGGTCAGCCCTTCGGTCACCCCCGGCCGGATCATCGAGCTGACCGCCCGCACCGGGTACTCCCGTTTTCCGGTGGCCGCGCAGAACGGGGCCTTCATGGGGTACCTGCACGTGAAGGACGTCCTCGACCTGGAGGAGTCGGAACGGGCCGTCCCGCAGCATCTGTGGCGGCCGATGACGACACTCCGGTCCGAGCTGCCCCTGGACGACGCGCTCACCGTCATGCGCCGCGCCGCGACGCACCTGGCGCAGGTGGCGGACGGCTCCGGGCGGGTGCTGGGGCTGGTCGCGCTGGAGGACGTGCTCGAACTGCTGGTCGGTGAGGTACGGGACCCGGCGCACCGGGAGCCGCCGCCCGCACCGGCGGTGTCCGAGCCGCGGTCGGGCGAGGAGGTGCTCGCGGGCTGA
- a CDS encoding PH domain-containing protein has protein sequence MSDLPTLPVTFRPGRTRAVLLTAAVAIFVIVSSIALLLDRLGPGERMSFVFLAALLAAVALMLARPKVVADDTGVTVVNFASTRRLAWAEIVQVHLRVGDPWVFLDLSDGTSLAAIGIQPGIAKAQAVADARALRALVEARSGESRD, from the coding sequence ATGTCGGACCTGCCCACGCTGCCCGTCACCTTCCGGCCGGGCCGCACCCGCGCCGTCCTGCTCACCGCGGCCGTCGCGATCTTCGTCATCGTGTCGTCGATCGCACTGCTGCTGGACCGGCTCGGCCCCGGCGAGCGGATGAGTTTCGTCTTCCTGGCGGCCCTGCTGGCGGCCGTGGCGCTGATGCTGGCCCGCCCGAAGGTCGTCGCCGACGACACCGGCGTCACCGTCGTGAACTTCGCCAGCACCCGCCGGCTGGCCTGGGCGGAGATCGTCCAGGTGCACCTGCGGGTCGGCGACCCCTGGGTGTTCCTGGACCTCAGCGACGGCACCAGCCTGGCCGCGATCGGCATTCAGCCCGGTATCGCCAAGGCGCAGGCCGTCGCCGACGCGCGGGCGCTGCGCGCGCTGGTCGAGGCCCGTTCCGGCGAATCCCGGGACTGA
- a CDS encoding peptidase C39 family protein has product MSRAEQPSRRALLAAAVVAAVAGGAGPAAAASSAPAGDPVTADPTEAPARRVDNRFWTTYTDWRGGAAQGARAVPGVRPGVVLATPAGTTAYPDPHTGKTSTWEYATWTSPVHRLAVPATEVIASWNAHTPAGTWIQVDLRGTYSDGTDTPWYVMGRWAAGDQDIRRTSVDDQTDGKSTIWTDTFAVDDPASGLRLTSYRLRLTLYREPGTRLTPTVWRLGAMGSDVPDRFTVPASTPRLAEELVVPRYSQEIHKGQYPEYDNGGEAWCSPTSSQMIIEYWGGRLTEEQLAWVDPSYADPQVCHAARSTYDYQYAGCGNWPFNAAYAATFPGLQGVVTRLGSLTDLETLIAAGIPAITSQSFLASELTGAGYGTSGHLMTVIGFTADGDVIANDPASPSNQAVRRVYDRREFENIWLRTKRYNASGNVASGTGGVCYLYFPALPTGRQRLALEAVGVR; this is encoded by the coding sequence ATGAGCAGAGCCGAACAGCCGTCCCGCAGAGCCCTGCTGGCCGCCGCGGTCGTCGCCGCCGTCGCCGGCGGCGCGGGCCCGGCGGCCGCCGCCTCCTCAGCCCCCGCCGGCGACCCGGTGACGGCCGATCCCACCGAGGCGCCGGCCCGTCGGGTCGACAACCGCTTCTGGACGACGTACACCGACTGGCGCGGCGGTGCCGCCCAGGGCGCCCGTGCCGTCCCCGGCGTCCGCCCCGGAGTGGTGCTCGCCACCCCGGCCGGCACCACCGCCTACCCCGACCCGCACACCGGGAAGACCTCCACCTGGGAGTACGCGACCTGGACCTCCCCGGTCCACCGGCTCGCCGTTCCCGCGACCGAGGTGATCGCCTCCTGGAACGCGCACACCCCGGCCGGCACCTGGATCCAGGTCGACCTGCGCGGCACCTACTCCGACGGCACGGACACGCCCTGGTACGTCATGGGCCGCTGGGCGGCCGGCGACCAGGACATCAGGCGCACCTCCGTGGACGACCAGACCGACGGCAAGAGCACGATCTGGACCGACACGTTCGCCGTCGACGACCCGGCGTCGGGCCTGCGCCTCACCTCGTACCGCCTGCGTCTGACCCTCTACCGCGAGCCCGGCACCCGGCTCACGCCCACGGTCTGGCGGCTCGGCGCGATGGGTTCCGACGTCCCGGACCGGTTCACGGTCCCAGCCTCCACGCCGCGCCTCGCCGAGGAGCTGGTCGTGCCGAGGTACTCACAGGAGATTCACAAGGGGCAGTACCCCGAGTACGACAACGGCGGCGAGGCCTGGTGCAGCCCCACCTCCTCGCAGATGATCATCGAGTACTGGGGCGGCCGGCTCACCGAGGAGCAGCTGGCCTGGGTCGATCCGAGCTACGCCGACCCGCAGGTGTGCCACGCGGCCCGCTCCACGTACGACTACCAGTACGCCGGCTGCGGCAACTGGCCTTTCAACGCCGCCTACGCGGCCACCTTCCCCGGCCTGCAGGGCGTGGTCACCCGGCTCGGCTCGCTCACCGACCTGGAGACGCTGATCGCGGCCGGCATCCCGGCCATAACGTCCCAGTCGTTCCTGGCGAGCGAGCTGACGGGCGCGGGCTACGGCACCTCCGGCCACCTGATGACCGTCATCGGCTTCACCGCCGACGGCGACGTGATCGCCAACGACCCGGCGTCGCCGAGCAACCAGGCCGTCCGCCGGGTCTACGACCGACGCGAATTCGAGAACATCTGGCTGCGCACCAAGCGGTACAACGCCTCCGGCAACGTCGCTTCCGGCACCGGCGGGGTGTGCTACCTCTACTTCCCGGCGCTGCCGACCGGCCGCCAGCGGCTGGCGCTCGAAGCGGTGGGCGTTCGCTGA
- a CDS encoding AAA family ATPase, translating to MDFGTQGPEAPADLAWLRGVDAYTMGAYPQAEEEFRAAVRLDPGMADGWLGLHALRVDTTTALLRMFRHRERFGEQRTRHRRTLNSWYWLGWWVQPVLETPRDLLLAHASHWLDGRHVPELDRALAGLPPIDTDHQVRFLHACRAYLVKDWEQLVRHTDPLLDDPLLGIEAGLFGGMARVRLEMYGQAEPLLSAALMRCRSEQPQRKELRYWLARAHEGTGRSAAALPLYRAVHRVDPAFMDTSARLAAIAEGDGYDDSADLASITLTGAGQDSVDGPDVLDPLFGLEGRDLRPTDSAPPPAGPPPSVTGPAVREKSLVPSQPLPSGPTDPALLEEALAELERMVGLEPVKRQVKALSAQLNMARLRAGQGLPVQPPKRHFVFSGPSGTGKTTVARILGRVFYALGLLGGDHLVEAQRADLVGEYLGQTAVKANELIDSALGGVLFVDEAYALSNSGYGKGDAYGDEALQVLLKRAEDNRDHLVVILAGYPEGMDRLLAANPGLSSRFTTRVDFPSYRPLELTAIGEVLAAENGDAWDEESLEELRSIAGHVVDQEWIDELGNGRFLRTLYEKSCAYRDLRLSTCPGSLSREDLATLRLPDLMQAYGEVLSGRGPQDPSAM from the coding sequence ATGGACTTCGGCACGCAGGGCCCCGAGGCCCCGGCCGACCTGGCCTGGCTGCGCGGCGTGGACGCCTACACCATGGGCGCCTACCCGCAGGCCGAGGAGGAGTTCCGGGCCGCGGTCCGGCTGGATCCCGGGATGGCCGACGGCTGGCTCGGGCTGCACGCGCTGCGGGTGGACACGACGACCGCGCTGCTGCGGATGTTCCGGCACCGGGAGCGCTTCGGCGAACAGCGCACCCGACACCGGCGCACCCTCAACTCCTGGTACTGGCTGGGCTGGTGGGTGCAGCCCGTGCTGGAGACCCCGCGCGACCTGCTGCTGGCGCACGCCTCGCACTGGCTGGACGGCCGCCACGTCCCCGAGCTGGACCGCGCGCTGGCGGGCCTGCCGCCCATCGACACCGACCACCAGGTGCGGTTCCTGCACGCCTGCCGGGCCTATCTGGTCAAGGACTGGGAGCAGTTGGTACGGCACACCGACCCGCTCCTCGACGACCCGCTGCTCGGCATCGAGGCCGGTCTCTTCGGCGGCATGGCCAGGGTCCGCCTGGAGATGTACGGGCAGGCCGAGCCGCTGCTGTCGGCGGCCCTGATGCGGTGCCGCAGCGAACAGCCGCAACGCAAGGAGCTGCGCTACTGGCTCGCCCGCGCCCATGAGGGCACCGGCCGCTCCGCCGCCGCACTCCCCCTGTACCGGGCGGTGCACCGCGTCGACCCCGCCTTCATGGACACTTCCGCCCGGCTGGCGGCGATCGCCGAGGGCGACGGGTACGACGACTCCGCCGACCTCGCCTCGATCACGCTCACCGGCGCCGGGCAGGACAGCGTCGACGGCCCCGACGTGCTCGACCCGCTGTTCGGCCTCGAGGGCCGGGACCTGAGACCGACCGATTCCGCGCCGCCGCCCGCCGGGCCGCCGCCGTCGGTCACCGGTCCGGCGGTACGGGAGAAGAGCTTGGTGCCCTCCCAGCCGTTGCCCTCCGGGCCGACCGACCCCGCCTTACTCGAGGAGGCGCTCGCCGAACTCGAGCGCATGGTGGGCCTGGAACCGGTGAAACGCCAGGTCAAGGCCCTGTCGGCACAGTTGAACATGGCCCGGCTGCGGGCCGGTCAGGGCCTGCCGGTACAGCCGCCGAAGCGGCACTTCGTCTTCTCCGGCCCGTCCGGCACCGGCAAGACCACGGTCGCCCGCATCCTGGGCCGCGTCTTCTACGCCCTCGGACTGCTCGGCGGCGACCACCTCGTGGAGGCCCAGCGGGCGGACCTGGTCGGCGAGTACCTCGGGCAGACCGCCGTGAAGGCCAACGAGCTGATCGACTCCGCGCTCGGCGGGGTGCTGTTCGTCGACGAGGCCTACGCGCTGTCCAACTCCGGCTACGGCAAGGGCGACGCGTACGGCGACGAGGCGTTGCAGGTGCTGCTGAAGCGGGCGGAGGACAACCGGGACCACCTGGTGGTGATCCTGGCCGGCTACCCGGAGGGCATGGACCGCCTCCTCGCCGCCAACCCCGGCCTGTCCTCCCGCTTCACGACCCGCGTGGACTTCCCCTCGTACCGGCCCCTCGAACTCACCGCGATCGGCGAGGTGCTGGCCGCCGAGAACGGCGACGCGTGGGACGAGGAGTCGCTGGAGGAGCTGCGCTCGATCGCGGGACACGTGGTCGACCAGGAGTGGATCGACGAGCTGGGCAACGGGCGGTTCCTGCGGACGCTGTACGAGAAGAGCTGCGCGTACCGGGATCTGCGCCTGTCGACCTGTCCGGGGTCGCTGTCGCGGGAGGACCTGGCGACGCTGCGGCTGCCGGATCTGATGCAGGCGTACGGCGAGGTGCTGTCGGGGAGGGGGCCGCAGGACCCGTCGGCCATGTGA
- a CDS encoding phosphoribosyl-ATP diphosphatase, which produces MSKKTFEELFTELQHKAAHGDPATSRTAELVEKGVHAIGKKVVEEAAEVWMAAEYEGKEAAAEEISQLLYHVQVMMVARGISLDDVYAHL; this is translated from the coding sequence ATGTCCAAGAAGACGTTCGAGGAGCTCTTCACCGAGCTCCAGCACAAGGCCGCCCACGGCGACCCCGCCACTTCCCGCACCGCGGAACTGGTCGAGAAGGGCGTCCACGCCATCGGCAAGAAGGTCGTCGAAGAGGCCGCCGAGGTCTGGATGGCCGCCGAGTACGAGGGCAAGGAGGCGGCCGCCGAGGAGATCTCCCAGCTGCTGTACCACGTCCAGGTGATGATGGTCGCCCGCGGGATCTCCCTCGACGACGTCTACGCCCACCTCTGA
- a CDS encoding glycoside hydrolase family 18 protein — protein sequence MHIRLRPRVRFRALVAAACSAALGAGLLTGIGTATAAPAAEKPVASAARAAAGSKVVGYFTEWGTYDRKYLVKNIETSGSGARLTHINYAFGNVTGGKCAMGDAYAATDRAHTAAESVDGVADTWDQPLRGNFNQLRKLKKKHPNLKILWSFGGWSWSAGFGEAARNPAAFAQSCYDLVENSRWADVFDGIDIDWEYPNACGATCDTSGRAAFKNLMAAVRATFGSGNLVTAAITADATPGGKIDAADYAGAAQYVDWYNPMTYDFFGAWDAAGPTAPHSALTSYSGIPKPNLHTSATIARLKGLGIPASKLLLGIGFYGRGWTGVTQSAPGGTATGPAAGTYEPGIEDYKVLKTKCPATGTVGGTAYAKCGNNWWSYDTPATVATKMTYKNQQGLGGTFFWELSGDTANGELIKAIQ from the coding sequence CGGTTCCGGGCGCTCGTCGCCGCCGCGTGTTCGGCCGCCCTCGGCGCGGGCCTGCTCACCGGCATCGGCACGGCCACGGCCGCCCCCGCGGCCGAGAAGCCCGTCGCCTCCGCCGCCCGGGCGGCCGCCGGTTCCAAGGTCGTCGGCTACTTCACCGAATGGGGCACCTACGACCGCAAGTACCTGGTCAAGAACATCGAGACCTCCGGCTCCGGCGCCAGGCTGACCCACATCAACTACGCCTTCGGCAATGTCACCGGCGGGAAGTGCGCGATGGGCGACGCCTACGCCGCCACCGACCGCGCCCACACCGCCGCCGAGTCGGTGGACGGCGTGGCGGACACCTGGGACCAGCCGCTGCGCGGCAACTTCAACCAGCTGCGCAAGCTGAAGAAGAAGCACCCGAACCTCAAGATCCTCTGGTCGTTCGGCGGCTGGAGCTGGTCGGCAGGCTTCGGCGAGGCCGCGAGGAACCCGGCGGCGTTCGCCCAGTCCTGCTACGACCTGGTCGAGAACTCCCGGTGGGCCGACGTCTTCGACGGCATCGACATCGACTGGGAGTACCCCAACGCCTGCGGCGCCACCTGCGACACCAGCGGCCGGGCGGCGTTCAAGAACCTGATGGCGGCCGTCCGGGCCACGTTCGGCTCCGGCAACCTGGTCACCGCGGCGATCACCGCCGACGCCACGCCCGGCGGCAAGATCGACGCGGCGGACTACGCGGGCGCGGCGCAGTACGTCGACTGGTACAACCCGATGACGTACGACTTCTTCGGCGCCTGGGACGCCGCCGGCCCGACCGCCCCGCACTCGGCGCTGACCTCGTACTCCGGCATCCCGAAGCCGAACCTGCACACCTCGGCCACGATCGCCAGGCTCAAGGGCCTCGGCATCCCGGCCTCGAAGCTGCTGCTGGGCATCGGCTTCTACGGCCGCGGCTGGACCGGCGTCACCCAGTCGGCGCCCGGCGGCACGGCCACCGGTCCGGCGGCAGGGACGTACGAGCCGGGCATCGAGGACTACAAGGTGCTGAAGACCAAGTGCCCGGCGACGGGCACGGTGGGCGGCACCGCGTACGCCAAGTGCGGCAACAACTGGTGGAGTTACGACACCCCCGCGACCGTCGCGACCAAGATGACGTACAAGAACCAGCAGGGCCTGGGCGGCACGTTCTTCTGGGAGCTGAGCGGGGACACCGCGAACGGTGAGCTGATCAAGGCGATCCAGTAG
- a CDS encoding SCO1431 family membrane protein, whose translation MTAHTATATRVRTGGPKDDGPKIVEHIMGWTLVVVLAMLVTQLGLM comes from the coding sequence ATGACCGCACACACCGCCACCGCCACCCGCGTCCGTACCGGCGGCCCCAAGGACGACGGCCCGAAGATCGTCGAACACATCATGGGCTGGACCCTTGTCGTGGTGCTGGCGATGCTGGTGACACAGCTGGGACTGATGTGA
- a CDS encoding TetR/AcrR family transcriptional regulator yields MNISHQRDAARPRARGTERSAARRAELLAIGRRLFADTSYDALSMDDIARQAHVAKGLIYYYFHSKRGYYLAIVQDSVADLVAFAAGGLELAPVDRVHRTIDGYLRYAEHNQAAYRTIVSGGVGFDTEVQAIRDSVREVIVETIAEGAYGHREIAPLARMGLLGWVCGVEGTTLDWIDRPELTRDTMRGLLVKTLGGTMRAIEELDPSYPAPGPARRDA; encoded by the coding sequence GTGAATATCAGCCACCAGCGCGACGCCGCCCGGCCCCGGGCGCGCGGCACCGAACGGTCGGCGGCGCGCCGCGCCGAACTCCTCGCGATCGGGCGGAGGTTGTTCGCCGACACGTCCTACGACGCGCTCTCGATGGACGACATCGCCCGGCAGGCCCATGTCGCCAAGGGCTTGATCTACTACTACTTCCACTCCAAGCGCGGCTACTACCTGGCCATCGTCCAGGACTCCGTCGCCGATCTGGTCGCCTTCGCGGCCGGCGGTCTGGAACTCGCCCCCGTCGACCGGGTGCACCGCACGATCGACGGCTACCTGCGCTACGCCGAGCACAACCAGGCCGCGTACCGCACGATCGTCAGCGGCGGCGTCGGATTCGACACCGAGGTGCAGGCCATCCGGGACTCGGTGCGCGAGGTGATCGTCGAGACCATCGCCGAAGGGGCCTACGGACACCGGGAGATCGCGCCGCTCGCCCGCATGGGCCTGCTCGGCTGGGTGTGCGGCGTCGAGGGCACCACCCTCGACTGGATCGACCGCCCCGAACTCACCCGCGACACCATGCGCGGGCTGCTGGTCAAGACCCTGGGCGGCACCATGCGGGCGATCGAGGAACTCGACCCGTCGTATCCGGCCCCCGGGCCCGCTCGCCGGGACGCATGA
- the hisG gene encoding ATP phosphoribosyltransferase — MLRIAVPNKGSLSGPAADMLHEAGYQQRRESKELRIVDPVNDVEFFYLRPRDIAIYVASGRLDIGITGRDLLIDSGANAEEILPLGFARSTFRYATKPGTIDGPADLNGKTVATSYEGIVAKHLADSGIDASVVHLDGAVETAIQLGVAQVIADVVETGTSLRNAGLEVVGEPIMTSEAVVIRRTGTDGEEPKVQQFLRRLQGVLVARTYVMMDYDCRVEQLEKAVALTPGLESPTISPLHNEGWVAVRAMVPAKDAQGIMDDLYDIGARAILTTAIHACRL, encoded by the coding sequence ATGCTGCGCATCGCCGTCCCCAACAAGGGTTCCCTCTCCGGCCCTGCGGCGGACATGCTGCATGAGGCCGGCTACCAGCAGCGCCGCGAGTCCAAGGAGCTGCGGATCGTCGACCCGGTGAACGACGTCGAGTTCTTCTACCTCCGCCCCCGCGACATCGCGATCTACGTCGCCTCCGGCCGGCTCGACATCGGCATCACCGGCCGCGACCTGCTGATCGACTCCGGAGCCAACGCCGAGGAGATCCTGCCGCTCGGCTTCGCACGCTCCACCTTCCGCTACGCCACCAAGCCCGGCACGATCGACGGCCCGGCGGACCTGAACGGGAAGACGGTCGCCACCTCCTACGAGGGCATCGTCGCCAAGCACCTCGCCGACAGCGGCATCGACGCCTCCGTCGTCCACCTCGACGGCGCCGTCGAGACCGCCATCCAGCTCGGCGTCGCCCAGGTCATCGCGGACGTCGTCGAGACCGGCACCAGCCTGCGCAACGCGGGACTGGAGGTCGTCGGCGAGCCGATCATGACCTCCGAGGCCGTGGTCATCCGCCGTACCGGCACGGACGGTGAGGAGCCCAAGGTGCAGCAGTTCCTGCGCCGGCTCCAGGGCGTCCTGGTCGCCCGGACGTACGTGATGATGGACTACGACTGCCGCGTGGAGCAGCTGGAGAAGGCCGTCGCGCTCACTCCCGGCCTGGAGTCGCCGACCATCTCGCCCCTGCACAACGAGGGCTGGGTCGCCGTCCGCGCCATGGTGCCCGCCAAGGACGCCCAGGGGATCATGGACGACCTGTACGACATCGGCGCGCGGGCCATCCTGACCACCGCCATCCACGCCTGCCGTCTCTGA
- the ribH gene encoding 6,7-dimethyl-8-ribityllumazine synthase — MSGKGAPELSVRNVGDLRVAVIAAQWHEKVMDGLVDGALRALRDLGIDEPTLLRVPGSWELPVVAKVLAGRGYDAVVALGVVIRGGTPHFDYVCQGVTQGLTQVSVDTGVPVGFGVLTCDTEEQALDRAGLEGSSEDKGHEAVTAAVATAATLRSVSEPWR, encoded by the coding sequence GTGAGCGGCAAGGGCGCACCGGAACTGTCCGTACGCAACGTGGGTGACCTGCGGGTCGCCGTCATCGCGGCGCAGTGGCACGAGAAGGTGATGGACGGACTGGTCGACGGCGCGCTGCGCGCCCTGCGCGACCTGGGCATCGACGAGCCGACCCTGCTGCGGGTCCCCGGCAGCTGGGAGCTCCCGGTCGTCGCCAAGGTCCTCGCGGGCCGCGGCTACGACGCGGTCGTCGCCCTCGGCGTCGTCATCCGCGGTGGCACCCCCCACTTCGACTACGTGTGCCAGGGAGTCACCCAGGGCCTCACCCAGGTGTCCGTCGACACCGGCGTCCCCGTCGGCTTCGGCGTGCTCACGTGCGACACGGAGGAGCAGGCCCTGGACCGGGCCGGCCTGGAGGGCTCCAGCGAGGACAAGGGGCACGAGGCCGTGACCGCGGCGGTGGCGACCGCGGCTACGCTCCGTTCAGTATCCGAGCCCTGGCGTTAA
- a CDS encoding uridine kinase family protein, with product MSHSHRLTPAASLSGLARLLRGLPPSCGPVRLIGVDGHAGSGKTTFAGRLADALGGAPVLHLDDIASHDELFAWTGRLLSQVIEPLGRGESAHYAPYDWRARRFGPPRPLPPAPVVVVEGVGAGRRALRPHLARLLWLELPHEDAWARGQLRDGEEQQEFWAGWVRAERRHFADDPTRPFADLLVHALPRGYEVLPGPAGQPGPDQDVTDGDGPSPLC from the coding sequence GTGTCGCACTCCCACCGCCTCACCCCGGCCGCCTCGCTGTCCGGGCTCGCCCGCCTGCTGCGCGGCCTGCCCCCGTCCTGCGGCCCCGTCCGCCTGATCGGCGTCGACGGGCATGCGGGCTCCGGAAAGACCACGTTCGCCGGTCGGTTGGCGGACGCGCTGGGCGGCGCCCCGGTGCTGCACCTCGACGACATCGCCAGCCACGACGAGCTGTTCGCGTGGACCGGCCGCCTGCTCAGCCAGGTCATCGAACCCCTCGGCCGGGGCGAGAGCGCGCACTACGCCCCCTACGACTGGCGCGCCCGCCGGTTCGGTCCGCCCCGCCCGCTGCCGCCCGCGCCGGTGGTCGTCGTCGAGGGCGTCGGCGCCGGCCGCCGCGCCCTGCGTCCCCACCTGGCGCGACTGCTGTGGCTGGAGTTGCCGCACGAGGACGCCTGGGCTCGGGGGCAGTTGCGGGACGGGGAGGAACAGCAGGAGTTCTGGGCCGGGTGGGTCCGGGCGGAGCGGCGGCATTTCGCCGACGACCCCACGCGCCCCTTCGCGGACCTCCTGGTGCACGCGTTGCCCAGGGGTTATGAGGTGCTGCCGGGACCAGCGGGACAGCCTGGTCCGGACCAGGATGTGACGGACGGTGACGGGCCGTCCCCATTGTGCTGA